The Coffea arabica cultivar ET-39 chromosome 6e, Coffea Arabica ET-39 HiFi, whole genome shotgun sequence genome contains the following window.
CTTCAAGCCTTAATTGTTGACCTTTCTAAGGCCAACAATTGTTGAATTTGGTGGCCTAATGTCTATCCCACATCGGTGGGATTATTGGAAGAACCTTAGCTTGAGAGCTATAAATAGCTCTCAAGTCCTTCCAATTAAATTgtaccaaaaggaaaagaaaacaaaagaattacaccaaaaaggattttgtaattctttgtattctttcttctctcccaaaatttataaaagcgGGTCGCTTGAGTGGTGCTCGGAGAGTAGGCAAATTGGCCGAACTCCGTTATCAATTTTCGGGTGCGTTCTTtccttatctcttttatttgttccgcatttatttattagtttcttttctattgtagtatagtattcaatatatttgtctATATTTGTCGGGTATATTTGTAGTATATTATACGGTTCATTTGGGTGTATTTTTCTTATTCGTGTGTacgtattatttatgtatacacgGGTATATTGTGATAATACACCGTGCACGTAAGTTCTGTCTAGGAGACTGGGTTTTAAGTGGGACCGCTTGTGACCCCTCCAGCCTTTCCTGGGAATTTACTTGGAATGGTAATTCTGTCTAAGGAAATTGTTTCGACGATCTTTCCTGGGAATTACTGAATCGGTTTAATCACTAGTTGTATTTTTGAGTGGGAAATTACCCGATTTCCCCAACAGGCAGCGGATGGTGATAGGCAGtgaatggaagaagaaatggctggtagtttcttcttttatatatatatattttttgttagGTGTATTTGAGATCGTGTGTATTTGTAGTGATTTTGAGACTATTTTTGGAGCTTGTTACTATAGATTCCAAATATAAAAACTAGTTTtccaaaaaaactcattttaaaaACATAGGCCAAGATGAGACATTACATTAGAAAACAAAGATGTAATTTTCAAGGGGTAAAATTGTAATTATAATATGTTAAAGAAGAATCAGTTCCTCGAGCACGCTTCATTGTATCcatatatatgtattatttgCTTCTTGTCTTGTGAAAACCTTCAAAAGAGGACTTGCAAGGGAAATAATACCTACCAACTGATGGATTCCAAagcacttgtttcttgtgttctCCTCCTTCATCTGTTGATTGTCCTGGTAAGTTACTTTGACAGTAAATTGttttttgtgatttatatgCTGTGGACTTAATTCTCGCTGTCTTACAACACTATACAACCTGTACAGGGAGCCTGTGATATCATACCCAAGGCCAAGGATAGTGGTACTAATGCAATCAGGCTCCAGGGCATGGATGCTAATAATCCTCATCGAAATGATAAGACACATCATGTTGCTCACGTCCATGAAAAGAAGTCAATGCACGATCCTTCTCTTTCCTCATCCCACATGATGCATCAGATGGATCCAAGAGCAACCGTGTTTTTCGTTTTAGATGATCTCAAGTTAGGCAAAACATTGAGTATCCTTTTCCCTGACGGAGATCCTAGTCCTTTGTCCTCTCCTTATCTCTGGCCTAGAGAACAAGCCGATGCTATCCCCTTTTCATTGGCAAAACTCCCACAGATTCTTCAACACTTTTCATTCCCTCAAGGATCTCGCAAAGCCCAAGTGATGGAACATACACTCCGAGCTTGCGAGACTAAGCCTATGAAGGGAGAATCCAAGGCTTGTGCCACATCCTACGAGTCATTGGTAGATTTTGCACGAAAGATCTTGGGATTGAATACCGATATTGAAGTTTTATCAACGCATCGCCTCGTAAAATCTAATGCTGCTAGATTACAGAACTATACAATCACAGAAGCTCCTAAACGAATTTCAACTCTAAAGATGGTTGGCTGTCACAGCATGCCATATCCTTTCATAGTTTTCGGTTGCCACTATCAGCCGGGTGATAATCATTTATACAGGACTGTTCTATCTGGAGAGAATGGTGATAGGGTTGAAGCTACTGCAAGATGTCACATGGATACCTCCCAATGGAGCCATGATCACGTTTCCTTCCGAGTGCTTGGTATTGAACCGGGCACTGCCCCTGTTTGCCATTTCTTCCCGGCAGAGGACTTTGTATTGGTTCCATCTACTTCTTCAATCTAGTAATATCCAAGAGCTCAAGTGCTTTCAGCATTTTAGTTGTTTAGCTTAAGTCGCCTTGTCTGAATGTGTAATACTAGAAATCAATAAATTCGTGTGCCTCATGTTTGATTATCTGTATTCGAATAAAACTCCGTGGAGTAGTAGCGCTACTTTTGACAATCAAAGTTTTATATACTTCAATTTCTTAGAGCATCTCGAACACGTATGTTACTAGATTGCAGCCTACAATTTTCCCCCCCTATTTTCTGCTAATATATCCCCCaatgtagaaatttttttttcttggagcGGAGGTTTGTTAGGAGAGTATCAATTCAAACAATTTACTTAGAAGACAAATTTTCAGGAGCCTGGATTAGAATGCTACTTTTAATTGGTGAACAAGTGCTTGTCTCTTCCTAATTAGTCACTTTAAGCAAGTCCTGGGAGGATGTTGAAACAATTGATAATTCTTCATTATAATCTATcagtcacaaaaaaaaattttctaatgaaaATCTCGCTTGTTAAAAATAGTATATTAATTCTTGTCTTCTCAACTTATCTTGCAAATTCAACATCTGAATGGTTACTACATGTCCTCCACAAAAAGACAACGATTAAGAATAGACAAATACTAAAAATAACAAGCATGTGAACCTTTTTGAAATGACGAACATTGTGAAGGATACAAAAATGAATGACACTTTTAGTAGAGCGAAAGaagtaaaaatttaattttgcgATCGGCATAGCTCTTATTTTGAGTTAAATATATATTGATTCCACCAATAATGTATCCTATTAAAAGTAAACTTTTTATTCTCACTATGGTAAAATGGCAAACATCCGCGTGTACATTGATCGATATGTAGACAATTTTTGGGACTAATACATAGCAGAGTTTTGAAATTCAAGTTGAGACATCGACTCAGTCGAATTTAGGTTAGGAGTCAAGAGGTTAAAGTGAGTGATGTGAGTATGAATCCTTATTATCATGCCCTTTCACATGTGTGGCTATGTGAGCAATGAATCCTTAGAATCACCGGTTATAATGAATCCTTATGCACATTTAATTGACTTCATATTTCGTACCCACAGATAATCAAAGATATAACTGGGTGATTCACGAGTTGATAGAGTGTTTCTAAATGATAGTTGCACCTCTTCATCACATGATTCTGGTTGCTGATCAGAATCCAATCTTCTTCCAATAGCTTCGTTTGGTTCAGATTGTGTCTTTCTTGTGCCTTTCAATCTTTACAATTTAATAATTGTTTCTTAGATTAATAATCGTCTTTctaacaccattttgttgaaaaagaggTACGAAGAAAGACAAACAGATAATAGAGTAAAGCTCTGTTTGGATgggagtgtttttcaaaaattagtttttcaaatacaataaaaatttttaaaaagtactctaaaaggtaatctaaaaattagtttaaattttttttaaaattttaaaaatatctaaaaatatattttagaaattcttctactcttaaatatcccaaaatataatctaaaaactctgttacagcaaaactttttaaaaacaccccaaaaaacagctaattccaaaagtttttcTTATGTAGTAGCTGAACTTCTTGATCGCATAATTGTGGCTGTCCATCTCTTTGATTTGGATTCCGATCTTATTCAAATACTTTTGGAGGGGTATCCTATAATTAGAGTTAGAGGTGGAAATTTGTCCCAAATCCCAATGAGCTACCCATGCCCAAAAgaactttgggcgggatgggtattgtaatttgatattgggtttaaaatgggaTGCATCCCAATTATACCATTATTTGATGGAAAATgttgggaaatacttgggtacccattgggccTAAATATCTTcccaaaaaatttcatttatccaaaaattcatctttgattttttttttttggcaaaaatctgattttttttcacttccattttctttcttttcctttcttcactttcctacaaaagaaaaccagttaagtaaaaatgatttcatttaaacaactttgaaaaaataaagataacaataaaaataaaatgaattggtaaaattttggtgtctacaagaatTAATGCTTTACTAACAACTGTTAGCATCCTTTATGTTGATTTTATGCTAATTGTTGAGTTATCTATATAGATTTCTATATGCAACCCCGTTATCAATTTTTAATCAATTTCTTCGTTTCTGTGCTAGCTTTATTCAGCATTTAATGTGAATTTCTTTTGTatcaaaatttggaaattttaagaatGTCAGTAAGAATGAATTTGGTGTTAAAAAATCTTGTTTCTAGTCCTTGTGTCAGACAACATTATGGGTAAGGTTGGAATATGtctgtatatctatctttttctttatttgttaatccaatttttggtttaATCCAGGGAGAAGATATGTTCATTCTTACCAAAATGTTATGTCTTTTAAAAGTAACTGTTGATCGTTTTAGAGTGTAAATGAATTCAggaaaatataaattcacaataagatcaaaagaaatttaataaataaaaatattaaagttatataaaaaataaaaaagaattaaagggaaaaaaatatagaaaatagatttgggtattgggcgggatcaatctaaacctaTCTCAATgtgatcccgcccaagttagttccaaaacacatatgggtaaggttaGGTCCAAACCCATATGATTCGGTTCCATTTCGAACCCAAGCAAATCCtgcccatcccgcccattttgccacctctaattTAGAGTGTCAATCACAAACTTAATTATGTTGATTCACCCAAACTCACGCTTCAATAACTCGTTCAAACCCACCCACTAATTTTAAATAGGTCTAAATGGGCATCAAATTAAACTCATTTAATTAGTAGGCAGTGGATTAACTCGAATCActtatttatacccatttaaaataattatatatttaaactcaagtattaaacaaataaatttgaatttattatcaatctaataataataaaatattattattttttatcagacaatatgtaaaaaaataaaaaattaaattataagcATTTAAATTCGTTTAAATAACCTATTTTGATACCTCCACAGACCCCTGTCTGCTCATTGGACATTCCACCACCACTTGTTCAGCTGTTCCTTTCGTCCAGGCGGTCGCCAGTGTCTATCATTTTCGGACTCGGGGCACGGACGGTTGCAGGTGTAATCTCAgccgcacaaaattttgagggccAATCTTGGCCCTTAAccgtgcagggacggtcatactgatgaccgtccctgccccaaatccATCATTTTCGAATACCAGGTAAGGCTCTGACATTAGGGTCCACCTGCCATAGTGCCATCCCATTGATTAACCAAGTTACAGCGCTGTCATATTTGTCAAGCCATCCTTCATTATTGGATCTTTTATTCTATATATGGGACTGTCCTTACTGTTCCCATGAAAGACTGGTCCAGAAATGTATGGCAGCTGTGAAATACGCTGGCTCTCTGAATCTTGTCCCATGAAGATATGCAGCTGAAAATCCGAACGCATTGGTTTCACGAGTTTTCCTATCCACCATGCCTGCCAATTATCTATCACCATATAATAGAGTGTTTTTAAAGTTTACGGACCGACCGATTCTAAACATTGAACCGAGGATTTGGTGGGTATTCGGTCCGAGTTAATCAATTGAGTTGAACAGACATTGATCAGACCTGCTCAAAAATTGggtttgaataaagaaaattgaGTTTTTAACTACATATTTTGTGAGACTATGAGCGGGTTTAGATTGTAATTATTGGGAAGttttatagaaaaaatataATCGTTTGGTTGTTAACGAGTGGATAAAAGAATTGAGTGTTACCTAATTGATGAAGGATAGAGTTTTTCTTATGTAGTGGCTGCACCTCTTGATCACATGATTCTGGTGATTATCGATCTCTTCGATTTGGATTCCAATCTTATTCAAACATTTTTTATTCTTTCAGATTATGTCTTTCTTGTGCATTTCAATCTTTGTAATTTAACAATTGTTTCTTAGATTGGATTTTGATTCTGTTAGACTATGTCTTTCTTGTGCATTTCAATCTTTGCAATTTAATAATTGTTTCTTAGATTGGATTTACATGTTTAGTTCTGGAGAGGCCCCCTGATCTGGATTCGAGACCTGGCCAGTTGTATTTCTACTCAATTACGGATATTTAgtaatttcatattttattacACCATTGTTTCTAAGATTGGATTTTGATTCTTTTAGATTatgtctttcttttgcatttcaatCTTTGGAATTTAATAATTGTTTCTTAGATTGGATTTACATGTTTAGTTCTGGAGAGGCCCCCTGATCTCGATTCGAGGCCTGACAAGTTGCATTTGTACTCGATTTCGGGTATGTAgtaatttcatattttattacATCATTGTTTCTTAGATTGGATTTTGATTCTTTTAGATTATGTCTTTCTTGTGCATTTCAATCTTTGCAATTTAATAATTGTTTCTTAGATTGGATTTACATGTTTAGTTCTGAAGAGGCCCCCCTGATCTCGATTCGAGGTCTGACAAGTTGTATTTCTACTTGATTTCGGGTATTTAgtaatttcatattttattacaccatttttcaactcaatcaaATCATATTTTAACTTTTGTCACACTATTTTCCAACTCAGTTACATTAAAAGGCAAACTTGTGAGACCCCATCAACCCCCGCTCCTATTAATATTACACATGTAGATTatattttaaaaggaaaattgccaaattggtcccttAAAGTTTCGGAAAAAAAGCTTTTTTTAGTCCATCAAAATTAGAATTAGTCAAAATAGTCcatcaaatataacaaaagaaaagtatccTTTTAGTCCGCGAGCTCATTTTTTGATCGGTCTTCTAGCCAAAAAGTGTGTGCCTTTCTTAGGTACCCACAATTTAAATAGCAAAATGGGAAAacaatttattttcttccaaaaaaagCACATGACAATCATATGATCACCTCCTGAATAGGGAATCGTAATTATTATCCATCAAATTCATAATCGAAGAAAGAGTAAACTACAGGTGACCTTTACACTTTCTTGTTTGATTATGGATCTGGTGGATATGAATTAAGGTTCCTTTGCTAGAGGTGTGGTTATGTGATTGTgatgtattttttatttaagAGAAACAAATTGCGTTTCAATTTTGCCGTTGAAATTGTGGGAACCAGAGTGAAGGTGCATTTTAGGcttaaaaattgattgaaagtgAGTTTTGGGACTAAAGGAgcatattttttataattattttgatGCTTATATCAAAACCATACAAATTTACACCGAATGTATTAAAAATTATACAAACTGATTTGAACTAGATAGAATTTAACTTGCTGTATAAGACAATTTAGTATGCATAATAATGGTTTCTAGATATCGATTCTTAGACTTCTTCTGAGCTTTGATTTGCATCTTATGTGACGGATACATCGAATTGACTTCATAATTCGTACCGACAGATAATCAATAATGCAACTGGGTTGATAAAGAATTCAGTGCTCTTAAGTGGTAGTTGCACCTCTTGATCACATGATTCTAGTTGTCGATCTCTTCGATTTGGACTCCAATATTTTTCCAATAGTTTTGACTATTTCAGATTATGTCTTTCTTGTGCCTTTCAATTTTTACAATTTAATAATTGTTTCTTAGATTAATAACTGTCTTTTTTATGCCATTGTGCTGAAAATAGGTACCAATAATGACAGACTTAAGGGTAAATCATAATTGAGGACaaaatttgagagtttttatataaaaaatatattataatactGTTCTTaaaatgtgatgtatgtaaagTAAAAATGTAATTAGAATATATAATAAAAGAATTCTCACGAAAATTCACAAAAGTTTTTggcaaaaaatgcaatccaaagaTTTGGTGAGCTAGCGTTGGATGCGTCGACACTGGACCTCTATGATTGTCCGTCTACTTACTTTTATAATTAAGGTTTTctgctaaaaataaaataatgtcttAGGTGCAACGTTGTTTTCTTGAGATTGACTCCGCAGCAGCCACATTTTTCTTCTGAGCTCTAACTTGGCTCGCATGTGGTGGGTACTGTTTCCGTATAAAACAATTTGTCATGCGCAATAATGGTTTCTGGATATAGATTCTTACATTTCTTCTGAGTTTTGATTTGCCTCTTACATGGTGGATACACCCAATTGACCTCATAGTTCATACCTGCAGAAAATAATCAAAGGTATAACTGGTGATTCACGTGTGGATAAAGATTTGAGTGGTTTTCTAAGTAATAAAGAATCAAGTGTTTCTTAAGTAATAGCGGCACTCTTGATCACATGATTCTGGTTGTTGATCACTTTGATTTGGATTATGATCTTATTCAAATACTTTTGATTCTTTGAGATTACGTCTTTCTTGTGCATTTCAATCTTtgcaatttaataatttttttaaaatgagaTTTACATGTTTAGTTCTAGAGAGGCccctgatttggatttggggctctgttttgaaactcggaccggaccggtcGGTCGAATcgggaaccggccaggtagccggtccgagtcatATTAAAAAATCGAAAATTTAAAACCAggtcaaagccggtcaaaaaccgggtttgaTCGGGTAAAAATCGGTTTTTTCGGTTTAacagtaaattttttttaaaaaaaattaaactttttaatattatgttttgaccccctaaattgttaaaacttattgatatacctcaaatatttgatactttataaatattgtcctaaaatttgatgttatttttcaattaaattcataattttaattctaaacttgttaatatttattaaataatataaattgctacttgattgttctaatttctttgtattttcttgttaaatatatttgaaacatcaaatatatatgaatatacctttattaatatcaatatattattagatattatatatataatattttaatttttaaataatttttatttatgacgttatccggttcgacccctatcgacccccggtcgaacccattgacccctgacccctgacatcggccgagtcgctatccggtccggttctgaaaacatagattTGGGGTTGTACTTTACTCGATTTCGGGataagttagtaatttcacaTTTTATTGCACTATATTTCAAATCAATTACAATATATTTAAACTTTTGTTATACCATTTTCCAACCCAGTTACATCGAAGAGCAAACTTGTGGAAAATAAAACTTATAAAGCCCCTGATCCCATTAATATTACACATGCAGATACTAttataataaaggaaaaattgtcAAATTGATCCCTTCCATTTTCAATAACTTTTTTAGTTCCTCACAATTAGAATTAGCTAAAATAGTCccttaaatatatataaaaaatacatCCTTTTGGTCACGGAGCTgattttttattagttttttgGCCAAAAAGTGCACGCCTCTTAGGTGCCCACAATTTTGATGGCAAAATGGGAACacaatttattttcttccaaaaaaaaaaaaaaaacaaagcacAAGACAATCATATGACCACCTCTTGAATAGAGAATCCTAATTTTTATCCACCAACCTCATAATCAAACATGAAAGAGTAACCTGCAAGTGACCTTTATGCTTTCTTGTTCGACTATGGGTTTGGTGGATAAGAATTAGGATTCCTAGAGAAGTGATCATGCTATTgtcatcagttttttttttctttttttcaagtgAAATGAATGTTCCCATTTTGCCATTGAAATTGTGGGAACCTAAGACACAGTGCGCTTTTTGACATGAAAACTAATCAAAAGTGAGTTCTGAGACCAAATGGGcgcatttttatttaatatctAAGAGActattttgattgattttgaatgTGAGTGACTGAAACTGTGTTTATTaaaaatatgagggactatTTTGACAAACTTCCGTATAATAAAGATTGACCACTTTTTCTAGGAGTTTGGACATTATCCATTTGGAAGTATTACTATTTTGATCCTTTATTGTTATAGTTTTACTCAATTTACACTGTTTAGCTCGTTTCCATAAGGAATATTTTTTCTGGGATCTGCAAGGAAAATCAAGGGAGCTAACGGAGGACTTGCATGTGTGAACCACCATGCACGTTGCATAACAAATTTTGCTCTTTTATTattgggcaaaaaaaaaaaaaatggcgaCCACTAAACTATTTCTGGCATCTACTTGTAGCTACCAAACTATTTCTCGTCTCAATTTAACCACTCAACTAATTAATCAATATACCCTTGGTTATTTCATGGCATTTTGCTCTTAGTTTACAAATAAACCAAACACAAATCAAGTGTCAAAATTTAAGGGTAATCATATCCACTAAATTTCTCAATACAAATCTAAAAAGTCCAACAACCACTAAACTATTCCCCTCGTACTCTTTTGACCATTCAAATATAATCACTAAATTCTTAAATCAGTATACTAGCAGTCATTCCGTCAAATATTTCTGTTAATGCTAAAGGAATGAGTTCTATGTTCATTTCACATACCCAAAACAGGACAATTTTGTAAGGTCAACTTTTTAGATTGTTTAAATTTTTTCCCATTAATATTACACATGCAAATAATATTACAATAAaggaaaatttgtcaaattggtTCCTTccatttttgataattttttagcCCCTCGCAATTAGAATTAGCTAAAATAGTcccttaaatataaaaaaaaaaatgcatcctTTTGGTCACAGAGCTCCTTTTGGTAAATTCCTTCTTATACCTTGAcattaaattttatttaatatgAACGACACATATTATCTAGACGTCCAAATAAAGGAGATCATTGTAACCTTTCAAAAACTTGAATGGAGCAACATGAAATTGTTATAAACCTCAAAGGTGTTTTACATAAATATCCCCATACATTGGAACACATTTACAAGCAGATTTTATCATGCTAGTACCTTTATAGTCAATGAAAGCTAATACACTCAGTGCCACATtgttccctctccctctctctcgttCTTCTCACAAGTTGTCTAGCGTGCTGCTTTGCTTCTCAGGACACGTTGAAGCTTTTGTTCTTTGCTAGCTAGGTAATTATTATATACCTGGCTCTCAATTTCTGTGGTCCACTTcattaattgattttttttttgtaaaaattttagGGTATCAATTTCAGACGTTTGTTTTTCTTCGTTATTGGAAAAATCCAGCAGCTGTTTGCATGCTAATATATGGGATTTCTCTTTTGCTTAGATCTGGAACACTTGCTGTCTAGCAGGAAAGAATTAGTACCTGCATATTATGtgaccctgaaaaaaaaaaaaccatcttTCTTTCTGTCCTTCATTAGTTTGGCACTAAAACTTGAGTAAGGTTAACAGGATTGTGCGGTACAACCAACAATAATGGAGGGGGAGAAGATGGATACAGAGGGAAAGGTGGAGACAGAGAAGATGAACAAGGCAATTGCGATGGCATATGATGTCCAATCTAAAATAGTAGAGGATCTAGTTGGCGATCACTTTCATGTTGGCTTCTATGACTCTAGCTCCGTTGTCCCTGGTTCTGATGTCCATTCTGCTCAGACTCGCATGATCGAGGCGGCCCTCCGTTTTGCCTCTGTATCAGGTATATTCAACGCACCACTCTTAAGTTATGGATTGGCAGTTTATCTCGAGTTTTCTTCTCTAAGTACAAATGCTGTAGTTATGAAACAAAACTGTATTTTGCTGCAGAGCTAAGCTTTTTACTTGGGTGCAGATTAATTCCCATTAATTTCGATTGTGACTTCGTTGAGTCATCTATCTACCCCGGCTATCAATTTGTATAGTCTCCGACCCGTTTTGGACGTGAATCTAATTAGTATAGATAGTTTAATAaagggcaaattccactttacccccgGGATTTAGTATTTTTTACATGACCccccttatagtttcaaaaactatatataaccccctcatgatttggattaaagtgtcaaagtgatggGA
Protein-coding sequences here:
- the LOC113722478 gene encoding BURP domain protein USPL1-like, yielding MDSKALVSCVLLLHLLIVLGACDIIPKAKDSGTNAIRLQGMDANNPHRNDKTHHVAHVHEKKSMHDPSLSSSHMMHQMDPRATVFFVLDDLKLGKTLSILFPDGDPSPLSSPYLWPREQADAIPFSLAKLPQILQHFSFPQGSRKAQVMEHTLRACETKPMKGESKACATSYESLVDFARKILGLNTDIEVLSTHRLVKSNAARLQNYTITEAPKRISTLKMVGCHSMPYPFIVFGCHYQPGDNHLYRTVLSGENGDRVEATARCHMDTSQWSHDHVSFRVLGIEPGTAPVCHFFPAEDFVLVPSTSSI